In the Phycisphaerae bacterium genome, one interval contains:
- a CDS encoding tetratricopeptide repeat protein has protein sequence MNRPANPVSLAAACTIPWVLSFAVFGFGAATAQETAEESVPPTAELSPDELYIKGEYGAAIDAYRTRLGDEPGDVASAVGLARCLMQTGNYEGASSALGQVSGVDSADWQTTSAELQMVLGRYDAAFRHAERAVEIAPERPESRLLIGQWHELFGDFQKAIEAYRWFDRQIVERAELPRDPTWLTATAQGFLRYSMLTRTNVADRTRHVLREMLQPVYSTLDRTYWPARLAAADLLRERYNNDEIDGSVSDYLAALRINEHLPQAYVGLARVALDAWNFEDAEKNAQEALKINPRFPPAWHVQAERLLIERRYDEAIAAANVALEVNPRDLIALSLTAAAHACRFDQDGVEGYREQIESIAPRCPVFHQILGTALSGIRQYADSEREFLRAIELNPNDANARNELGLMYMQWGREDKARDVLGTAFQIDPFNQRTKFTLDLLDDLRAFSTVETDHVIVRYRGDEDGVVAEAIARYMDKIYPEVTDDFETTLGEKTIIEIFPSLREFAVRITGQPWIHTIGACTGRIIALSAPRRAAGLTGPYHFARVVRHEFTHTVTLAATHNRIPHWFTEGLAVLQEDAPRSYDWMRMLSEAVRRDELFDLVSVSWAFVRPRRPTDRAQAYAQSEWMCEYIIDRFGYAKIFDMLEAFRNGKSQPEVFRVVLGVEPEDFSRDFAVWARQQAVAWGFDLTPPEEPDTVRALLAENPDNPDLQARLAQALLDAGEIGEALKVADEALEENPGSPACLAVLARAVEAAMPQIESPTTRASLEKKASPRLQELVEVDPENCTARGLLGDKALREEQWSVAREHYERLQRSCPRDPRSWRGLAAAYLHGGNDDRALPQLLELARTEEHQADVPAEIARIQRRHDRLSEAVFWYGEALFIDPLNADFRHELVETLMRADRTEDALRELETLIRLHPQNADYLSQAAIAANKIGQSDRARELAQRAVAIDPDTPARALLR, from the coding sequence ATGAATCGACCGGCGAATCCCGTTTCTCTCGCGGCGGCCTGCACGATTCCGTGGGTTCTTTCCTTCGCCGTGTTCGGTTTCGGAGCTGCGACGGCGCAGGAGACAGCGGAAGAGTCCGTCCCCCCTACCGCCGAGCTTTCTCCCGATGAACTCTACATCAAAGGGGAATACGGGGCTGCGATCGACGCCTATCGCACCCGACTCGGGGATGAGCCCGGCGACGTCGCCTCGGCCGTCGGACTGGCGCGTTGCCTGATGCAGACCGGCAACTATGAAGGCGCCTCGTCCGCCTTGGGACAAGTAAGCGGTGTCGACTCGGCCGACTGGCAGACAACGTCGGCTGAACTTCAGATGGTGCTTGGTCGATACGATGCGGCGTTCAGGCATGCCGAGCGGGCCGTCGAGATTGCTCCCGAGCGTCCCGAATCGCGGCTGCTCATCGGCCAATGGCATGAGTTGTTCGGCGACTTCCAAAAGGCCATCGAGGCGTACCGCTGGTTTGATCGGCAGATCGTGGAGCGGGCGGAGCTTCCCCGCGATCCGACGTGGCTCACGGCCACCGCCCAGGGATTCCTGCGGTACAGTATGCTTACGCGAACGAATGTCGCCGATCGCACCCGCCACGTGCTCCGCGAGATGCTCCAACCGGTGTATTCGACTCTGGATCGGACCTATTGGCCCGCGCGACTTGCAGCGGCCGACTTGCTCCGGGAACGATATAACAATGACGAGATCGACGGGAGCGTCTCCGATTACCTCGCAGCACTGCGGATCAACGAGCACCTGCCGCAGGCGTATGTCGGCCTTGCCCGCGTTGCCCTCGACGCGTGGAACTTTGAAGACGCGGAAAAAAACGCACAGGAAGCTCTGAAAATCAACCCTCGTTTTCCTCCCGCATGGCACGTCCAGGCCGAACGACTGTTGATCGAACGACGCTATGACGAAGCAATCGCCGCAGCGAACGTGGCATTGGAAGTCAACCCGCGAGACCTGATTGCCCTCTCGCTGACGGCCGCCGCTCATGCCTGCCGGTTTGACCAGGATGGCGTCGAAGGGTATCGCGAGCAGATCGAGTCCATCGCCCCGCGCTGTCCAGTATTCCATCAGATACTGGGCACGGCGCTGTCGGGAATCCGTCAGTATGCCGACTCGGAGCGCGAATTCCTGCGGGCTATCGAGCTGAATCCCAACGATGCCAACGCACGCAACGAACTCGGGCTGATGTACATGCAATGGGGTCGGGAGGACAAGGCCCGGGATGTCCTTGGCACTGCTTTCCAGATCGACCCGTTCAACCAGCGTACGAAATTCACGCTGGACTTGCTGGACGATCTGCGCGCTTTTTCCACCGTCGAGACGGACCACGTCATCGTCCGCTACAGGGGGGATGAAGACGGGGTCGTGGCCGAAGCCATCGCCCGATACATGGACAAGATCTACCCCGAGGTGACGGATGATTTCGAGACGACGCTCGGTGAAAAGACGATCATCGAAATCTTCCCATCGCTGCGCGAATTCGCCGTGCGGATTACCGGGCAGCCGTGGATCCACACGATCGGTGCCTGCACGGGGCGCATCATCGCCCTTTCCGCGCCACGCCGCGCGGCCGGCTTGACCGGTCCCTACCACTTTGCCCGCGTGGTCCGTCACGAATTCACGCACACCGTCACGCTTGCTGCGACACACAATCGTATTCCACACTGGTTTACCGAAGGACTGGCCGTGCTCCAGGAGGACGCCCCGCGAAGCTACGACTGGATGCGCATGCTCTCTGAGGCCGTCCGTCGTGACGAGTTGTTCGATCTCGTTTCCGTAAGCTGGGCGTTCGTGAGGCCCCGCCGCCCTACCGACCGCGCCCAAGCCTACGCCCAAAGCGAATGGATGTGCGAGTACATCATCGACCGTTTTGGCTACGCGAAAATCTTCGACATGCTCGAGGCATTCCGCAACGGCAAGTCCCAGCCCGAGGTTTTTCGAGTCGTGCTGGGCGTTGAACCGGAGGACTTCTCAAGGGACTTCGCGGTTTGGGCGCGCCAGCAGGCGGTTGCGTGGGGCTTCGACCTCACCCCGCCCGAAGAGCCCGACACGGTCCGTGCCCTGCTGGCCGAGAACCCGGACAACCCCGATCTGCAAGCTCGCTTGGCCCAGGCCCTTCTGGACGCAGGAGAGATTGGTGAAGCCCTCAAGGTTGCCGACGAGGCGCTCGAAGAAAACCCCGGCTCGCCGGCCTGTCTAGCCGTCCTTGCTCGGGCAGTGGAAGCGGCCATGCCCCAGATTGAGTCTCCCACGACAAGAGCAAGCCTGGAGAAAAAGGCGTCGCCTCGCCTTCAAGAGCTGGTGGAGGTCGATCCGGAGAACTGCACGGCCCGAGGGCTGCTCGGCGACAAGGCCTTGCGCGAGGAACAATGGTCCGTGGCTCGCGAACATTACGAGCGCTTGCAGCGATCCTGCCCGCGTGATCCACGAAGCTGGCGGGGACTTGCGGCCGCATATCTGCACGGAGGCAATGACGATCGGGCCCTGCCGCAACTCCTCGAATTGGCCCGGACTGAGGAGCACCAGGCCGATGTCCCGGCTGAGATCGCCCGAATCCAGCGGCGGCACGATCGGCTTTCCGAAGCCGTCTTCTGGTACGGGGAGGCCCTCTTCATCGATCCCCTGAATGCGGATTTTCGCCACGAGCTTGTGGAGACGTTGATGCGGGCCGATCGCACCGAGGATGCTCTTCGAGAGTTGGAAACCCTGATTCGGCTCCATCCGCAGAATGCGGATTATCTGTCGCAGGCCGCCATTGCAGCGAACAAGATCGGACAGTCGGATCGCGCTCGGGAATTGGCTCAGCGCGCCGTGGCCATCGATCCGGATACTCCAGCCCGTGCCCTGCTCCGATAA
- a CDS encoding serine/threonine protein kinase encodes MGSPIGIQTGQLQVVTLPTEIPGYRITRLLGVGAASRISLAVEVATNRQVAVKHVLRESAEDDPFIRQVEIEHEVASKADHAYLRKSYAIHRVRKLLQLREVILIMEYVDGLPLDKALPNRLNTFLMLFQRVAVGLDALHDAGYVHSDIKPNNIMIGRKGVVKIIDFGQSCPIGHRKSRIQGTPDYIAPEQVQRLPLDRRTDVYNLGATMYWLLTGENYPTKMSGVGTSGGRQVIASKKAVAPIERNDKIPLALSQLVMESCRENPGERPADMKQVAARLAVIQKLWNKQRDQARAELLASRAPVIDPLAQTVEQSDDRSETSG; translated from the coding sequence GTGGGGAGTCCGATCGGAATCCAGACGGGACAGTTGCAGGTCGTCACCTTGCCCACGGAGATACCAGGCTACCGCATTACCCGCCTCCTCGGCGTCGGCGCCGCTTCGCGCATCAGCCTCGCCGTGGAGGTGGCCACCAATCGCCAGGTTGCCGTCAAGCACGTACTCCGCGAATCGGCAGAGGACGATCCTTTCATTCGCCAGGTGGAGATCGAGCACGAAGTCGCCAGCAAGGCCGACCATGCCTACCTGCGCAAGAGCTACGCCATCCATCGCGTACGCAAGTTGTTGCAGCTACGCGAGGTGATCCTGATCATGGAGTACGTAGACGGCCTGCCCCTGGATAAGGCTCTGCCCAACCGGCTCAATACGTTTCTGATGCTCTTCCAGCGTGTGGCGGTGGGATTGGATGCACTCCACGACGCCGGTTACGTGCACAGCGATATCAAGCCGAACAACATCATGATCGGCCGCAAGGGCGTTGTGAAGATCATCGATTTTGGGCAATCCTGCCCCATCGGACACCGCAAGTCGCGCATCCAGGGAACGCCGGATTACATCGCACCGGAGCAGGTACAGCGGCTGCCGCTCGACCGGCGTACAGATGTGTACAATCTTGGCGCAACGATGTATTGGCTGCTGACGGGGGAGAACTATCCGACAAAAATGTCAGGAGTGGGGACCTCGGGCGGGAGGCAGGTTATCGCGTCGAAGAAGGCGGTTGCCCCCATCGAGCGTAATGATAAGATTCCTTTGGCGCTGTCGCAGTTGGTGATGGAAAGCTGCCGGGAAAACCCCGGCGAGCGCCCCGCGGACATGAAACAGGTGGCGGCCAGGCTCGCCGTAATCCAGAAGCTCTGGAACAAGCAGCGCGACCAGGCGCGAGCCGAGCTTCTCGCTTCCCGCGCACCCGTGATCGATCCTCTGGCGCAAACCGTCGAGCAATCGGATGATAGATCGGAAACGAGCGGCTGA